In Acidiferrobacteraceae bacterium, one DNA window encodes the following:
- a CDS encoding (2Fe-2S)-binding protein produces the protein MARFTLHVNGQDHAVGALDDTPLLWVLRDRLKLTGTKYACDVGVCGACIVYVDGKPMRSCMVPASTVKGKAITTIEGLSSRPGRAVQQAWIDLQVPQCGYCQSGQILTAAALLHDKPNPTDADIDEAMAPVLCRCGTYQRVRAGIHRAAKLMKEKT, from the coding sequence ATGGCGCGTTTCACCCTGCACGTCAACGGGCAAGACCACGCAGTGGGGGCTCTGGACGACACGCCGCTGCTGTGGGTGCTGCGCGACCGGCTGAAACTCACCGGCACCAAGTATGCCTGCGATGTCGGGGTGTGCGGTGCGTGCATCGTGTACGTCGACGGCAAGCCGATGCGCTCGTGCATGGTCCCGGCCTCCACCGTCAAAGGCAAGGCGATCACCACCATCGAGGGGCTCTCCTCCCGCCCCGGCCGGGCCGTGCAGCAGGCATGGATCGATCTCCAGGTCCCGCAGTGCGGCTACTGCCAATCGGGCCAGATCCTGACCGCCGCGGCCCTGCTGCACGACAAGCCCAATCCGACCGATGCCGACATCGACGAGGCGATGGCGCCCGTGCTCTGCCGCTGCGGCACCTATCAGCGTGTGCGCGCCGGCATCCACCGGGCGGCGAAACTCATGAAGGAGAAGACCTGA
- a CDS encoding DUF5362 domain-containing protein, with translation MENDIKEIGLPLSQSAFWMKLVGVLMIIYGVLTALSIVGIIIAWLPIWMGVVLFQSASAATEATRSGDKDTLVRSVAKLKTYFTIMGITTLISLLLVVFAFLMGGIGAMLQMQGGGHF, from the coding sequence ATGGAAAACGACATCAAGGAAATCGGGCTACCCCTATCGCAAAGCGCCTTCTGGATGAAGCTCGTCGGCGTGCTCATGATTATCTACGGTGTGCTGACCGCACTCAGCATCGTCGGCATCATCATCGCCTGGCTGCCTATCTGGATGGGCGTGGTCCTGTTCCAGTCGGCGTCGGCCGCTACGGAGGCGACCCGGTCCGGTGACAAGGACACCCTGGTGCGCTCGGTGGCCAAGCTCAAGACCTATTTCACCATCATGGGAATCACAACCCTGATCAGCCTCCTCCTTGTCGTGTTCGCCTTCCTCATGGGCGGCATCGGCGCCATGCTGCAGATGCAGGGCGGCGGCCACTTCTAG
- a CDS encoding alpha/beta fold hydrolase, translating to MQTVGRQMRGCAAKGLLLFALSWGSANALAGEHPRAVTFHTRDGGTIDADLYGKGSRGVVFAHGAIFNKESWVPLAQRMAAHGFRALAINFRGYGRSHGGSDPGAQDQDVLAAIRWLHAHGAKKVSVIGGSMGGGAAGQAATEVKPGEIDKLVLLSPMPINDPEQLKAASILYIGSRDEGLAPRIRAQYGRAPKPKKLILLPGRAHAQNIFATDEAQALSDAIVNFLVDRH from the coding sequence ATGCAAACCGTCGGCAGGCAGATGCGCGGTTGCGCTGCAAAAGGGTTGTTGTTGTTCGCACTGTCATGGGGTTCCGCCAACGCCCTGGCGGGCGAACATCCGCGCGCCGTGACCTTTCACACCCGCGACGGCGGCACCATCGACGCCGACCTGTACGGGAAGGGCAGCCGCGGCGTCGTGTTTGCCCACGGCGCGATCTTCAACAAGGAAAGCTGGGTACCCCTGGCGCAACGCATGGCCGCCCACGGTTTCCGCGCGCTGGCGATCAACTTTCGCGGTTACGGCCGCTCCCACGGCGGCAGCGATCCCGGGGCGCAGGATCAGGACGTGCTCGCCGCGATCCGCTGGCTGCATGCCCACGGCGCGAAGAAGGTCTCCGTCATCGGCGGCAGCATGGGCGGCGGCGCCGCGGGTCAGGCCGCGACCGAGGTCAAACCCGGCGAGATCGACAAGCTGGTGCTGCTGTCGCCCATGCCCATCAACGACCCGGAACAGCTCAAGGCCGCATCGATCCTCTATATCGGCAGCCGCGACGAGGGCCTTGCGCCCCGGATCCGCGCCCAATACGGGCGCGCACCGAAGCCGAAGAAGCTGATCCTGCTTCCCGGCCGTGCCCATGCGCAGAATATCTTCGCCACCGACGAGGCGCAGGCCTTAAGCGACGCGATCGTCAACTTTCTGGTCGATCGACATTAA
- a CDS encoding YdiU family protein: protein MQIPFNNHYVELGERFFVPTQPATVESPTLIRFNEELAAALGFEPASPNPVSVAAIFSGNVVPEGAEPLAMAYSGHQFGHFNPSLGDGRALLLGEVQAADGGQFDIHLKGSGPTRFSRNGDGRAALGPVLREYLVSEAMARLGVQTTRALAAVATGEEVFREQPLPGGVITRVARSFVRVGTFQHFAMRGDEDAVKRLADFVIERLYPEAKDAEHPYRALLRAVVDRQARLIAQWMHLGFIHGVMNTDNMAISGETIDYGPCAFMDEYRHSQVFSSIDKGGRYAYNQQPGIGLWNLTRFAECLVPLLAEQGKEAVAIAQDILKTYIDTYEEAWLAGMRAKCGLTGGVDDAIRDGDKELLEELLNVMADNHADFTLTFFYLSRMSGQSDASDADLRSLFDDPGQIDQWLQQWRARLGHEKQDDAERMAAMQSVNPVYIPRNHQVEAAIRAAEDHGDFSVFHALHEVLQNPFTEQAGKESYRQPPQPEEVVLQTFCGT, encoded by the coding sequence ATGCAGATTCCATTCAACAACCACTACGTAGAACTCGGCGAGCGCTTCTTCGTGCCGACACAACCGGCGACGGTGGAGTCGCCAACCCTCATCCGGTTCAACGAGGAACTGGCGGCGGCGCTCGGCTTCGAACCCGCCTCCCCGAATCCGGTGTCGGTGGCGGCTATCTTTTCCGGCAACGTCGTGCCGGAAGGCGCCGAGCCTTTGGCCATGGCGTATTCCGGCCACCAGTTCGGCCACTTCAATCCATCCCTGGGTGACGGGCGGGCGCTGTTGCTGGGCGAGGTCCAGGCTGCGGACGGTGGCCAGTTCGATATTCACCTCAAGGGTTCGGGACCGACACGTTTTTCACGCAACGGCGATGGGCGCGCGGCCCTGGGCCCGGTGCTGCGTGAATACCTGGTGAGCGAGGCCATGGCGAGGCTGGGCGTGCAGACCACCCGTGCCTTGGCGGCGGTGGCCACGGGCGAGGAGGTGTTTCGCGAACAACCCCTGCCGGGTGGCGTGATTACGCGCGTGGCGCGCAGCTTCGTGCGCGTGGGTACCTTTCAGCACTTCGCCATGCGTGGTGACGAAGACGCGGTGAAAAGGCTCGCGGACTTCGTGATCGAGCGACTGTACCCGGAGGCGAAGGACGCCGAACATCCTTACCGCGCCCTGCTGCGGGCGGTGGTGGACCGGCAGGCCCGGCTGATCGCGCAGTGGATGCATCTCGGCTTCATCCACGGCGTGATGAACACCGACAACATGGCCATCTCCGGCGAGACGATTGACTACGGTCCGTGCGCCTTCATGGACGAGTACCGCCACAGCCAGGTCTTCAGTTCCATCGACAAGGGCGGGCGCTATGCCTACAACCAGCAACCCGGCATCGGTCTGTGGAACCTGACTCGCTTCGCCGAATGCCTGGTGCCGCTGTTGGCGGAGCAGGGCAAGGAGGCGGTCGCCATCGCCCAGGACATCCTCAAGACCTACATCGATACCTATGAAGAGGCCTGGCTAGCGGGCATGCGCGCCAAGTGCGGCCTCACGGGTGGGGTCGACGATGCAATCCGGGACGGCGACAAGGAACTGCTGGAGGAGTTGCTGAATGTCATGGCCGACAACCACGCCGATTTCACGCTCACTTTCTTCTATCTGTCGCGAATGAGCGGACAATCGGATGCGAGCGACGCCGATCTGCGCTCGCTGTTCGACGATCCGGGCCAAATCGATCAATGGCTGCAGCAGTGGCGTGCACGACTGGGCCATGAAAAGCAGGACGATGCGGAACGCATGGCCGCCATGCAGTCGGTGAATCCGGTGTACATCCCGCGCAATCACCAGGTGGAGGCGGCAATCCGCGCGGCGGAAGATCACGGCGACTTTTCCGTGTTTCATGCCTTGCATGAGGTCTTGCAGAACCCGTTCACCGAGCAGGCGGGCAAGGAGAGCTACAGGCAGCCGCCGCAACCGGAGGAAGTTGTGCTGCAGACTTTTTGTGGAACCTAG
- a CDS encoding peroxiredoxin — MVTRNQKAPDFSTPNQDDEIVHLSDFHGKKNVVLYFYPKDDTPGCTIEANQFTELASDFAAADTVVLGVSKDSCASHQAFIDKLGLKVDLLADTSGELCDAYGVWQEKEKNGEKKMGIVRSTFVIDKDGDLAEALYGVNPDGHALAMLELVKRL, encoded by the coding sequence ATGGTGACGAGAAACCAGAAGGCGCCGGACTTCAGCACGCCGAACCAGGACGACGAGATTGTTCATCTGTCGGACTTTCACGGCAAGAAGAACGTGGTGCTGTATTTCTATCCCAAGGACGACACGCCCGGTTGCACCATCGAGGCGAACCAGTTCACGGAGCTGGCGAGCGATTTCGCCGCGGCCGACACCGTGGTGCTGGGCGTGAGCAAGGACTCCTGCGCCAGTCACCAGGCCTTCATCGACAAGCTCGGGCTCAAGGTCGATCTGCTGGCCGACACCTCGGGCGAGTTGTGCGATGCCTACGGCGTGTGGCAGGAGAAGGAAAAGAACGGCGAGAAGAAAATGGGCATCGTCCGCTCCACCTTCGTCATCGACAAGGACGGCGACCTGGCCGAGGCCCTGTACGGCGTGAATCCCGACGGCCACGCCCTGGCCATGCTGGAGCTGGTCAAGCGTCTCTAG
- a CDS encoding YdbH domain-containing protein: MSRRKRYIAWLSGIIVLLALAYAGSPWIAAHIVKRELSAWDLQDIQVRAGYPGLHALRLHRIQFTTTVGGQKIAFQLNGVEISYRLGEILSGRLERIRVPGATAHVVPVSGTEQVAPVSGELASGARNLAAILSGQWLAQFPVREVALEQLVVDGRAPSDVRYGARLHGSIRQGQANASGIIELPARSTSIVVAFSARKNGETKLSLAPGTAEPILQWTIDPVALDERPVRVAGALRVRLHGLLSVLQPWFAGTDWPSQVDGDLNAKWQVVLPAASGKPIDLSVHVAGAEGSYRKIALAGVDADVALAVDGGVRTSTDAQLKVGLLDVGIPIRNLELRCALLLRAEARSPVVRVKKASAELLGGRARSEPFDLDFARPKNRFVVKLEGLSLHDIMELERQEGLEGTGILDGQLPVAISGAGIRVEQGRLSARAPGGQIRYRPTEKVGAMAKSNPSLKLVVDALSNFQYQKLEATANYQPDGNLGVQVRLEGKNPGWQSGRRCIST, encoded by the coding sequence ATGTCACGACGGAAACGGTACATTGCCTGGCTTTCGGGAATCATTGTCCTGCTGGCGCTGGCCTACGCAGGCTCGCCGTGGATTGCGGCCCATATCGTAAAGCGGGAGCTCTCCGCGTGGGATCTGCAGGACATTCAGGTTCGCGCCGGTTATCCGGGTCTGCACGCGCTCAGACTCCACAGGATTCAGTTCACCACCACGGTTGGCGGCCAGAAGATTGCGTTCCAGTTGAACGGCGTGGAGATCTCGTACCGGCTAGGCGAGATTCTGTCGGGAAGGCTGGAACGGATCCGGGTACCCGGTGCCACCGCCCACGTCGTCCCCGTTTCGGGCACGGAGCAGGTAGCACCCGTTTCCGGTGAACTGGCGTCGGGGGCGCGGAACCTTGCGGCGATACTTTCGGGCCAGTGGCTGGCGCAGTTTCCGGTTCGTGAAGTGGCGCTCGAGCAATTGGTCGTCGACGGGCGCGCGCCTTCGGATGTGCGGTATGGTGCCCGGCTGCATGGCAGCATCCGCCAAGGCCAGGCCAATGCAAGCGGGATCATAGAACTACCGGCGCGATCCACATCGATTGTGGTTGCTTTCTCCGCGCGCAAGAACGGCGAAACGAAGCTGTCTCTTGCTCCTGGTACGGCGGAGCCGATTTTGCAGTGGACCATTGATCCGGTCGCACTGGATGAACGGCCAGTACGGGTCGCCGGCGCACTACGCGTGCGCCTTCACGGTCTGCTGTCCGTACTTCAACCCTGGTTTGCTGGCACGGACTGGCCGTCACAGGTGGACGGGGATCTGAATGCCAAATGGCAGGTGGTGTTGCCTGCCGCTTCCGGAAAGCCCATCGACCTGTCCGTACACGTGGCCGGAGCGGAGGGTAGCTATCGGAAGATCGCGCTGGCCGGCGTCGACGCCGACGTGGCTCTGGCCGTGGATGGAGGCGTGCGCACGTCAACGGATGCGCAGCTCAAGGTCGGCCTTCTCGATGTGGGTATTCCGATCAGGAATCTCGAACTGCGATGTGCGCTTTTGTTGCGCGCCGAAGCTCGGTCCCCCGTGGTGCGCGTCAAGAAGGCCAGCGCCGAACTGCTCGGCGGTCGCGCGCGCAGCGAGCCATTCGACCTGGATTTCGCAAGGCCGAAAAACCGTTTCGTGGTCAAACTGGAAGGCCTAAGCCTGCACGACATTATGGAACTGGAACGGCAGGAGGGCCTGGAGGGTACGGGGATCCTGGACGGACAACTGCCGGTCGCAATCAGCGGAGCCGGCATACGGGTAGAGCAGGGCAGGCTCAGCGCCCGCGCGCCGGGCGGGCAGATCCGCTACCGGCCGACGGAGAAGGTGGGCGCCATGGCGAAAAGCAATCCCAGCCTGAAGCTGGTCGTCGATGCCCTGTCCAACTTTCAGTATCAGAAGCTGGAGGCGACCGCGAACTACCAGCCTGACGGCAACCTTGGTGTACAGGTGCGCCTGGAGGGCAAGAACCCGGGGTGGCAGTCAGGGCGCCGGTGCATCTCAACCTGA
- a CDS encoding YnbE family lipoprotein — MRIALTRISCLTAMALFAIACTPRVEVVAPKEPITINLNVKIEHEIRVKVDKELDEVFSKDKGLF, encoded by the coding sequence ATGCGAATCGCTTTGACCCGGATTTCCTGCCTGACCGCTATGGCCTTGTTCGCGATAGCGTGTACACCGCGGGTTGAGGTTGTTGCACCCAAGGAACCGATTACGATCAATCTCAATGTCAAGATCGAACACGAGATCCGCGTCAAGGTGGACAAGGAACTGGACGAGGTGTTCAGCAAAGACAAAGGGCTGTTCTAG
- a CDS encoding YdbL family protein translates to MRNRLSLRFLVISALLLGLAGMGWSTPSWAISLHEAKAQGLVGEQPDGYLGLVKGSASADVKAMMKRINAARRQEYQAIAKRNGTELNVVEALAGKKAIERTPAGEYVKLPSGKWVKK, encoded by the coding sequence ATGCGCAATCGCCTGTCGCTACGATTTCTTGTGATCTCGGCACTGCTGCTCGGTCTCGCCGGGATGGGCTGGTCCACGCCGAGCTGGGCGATCAGCCTGCACGAAGCGAAGGCGCAGGGGCTGGTGGGCGAGCAGCCCGACGGCTACCTGGGTCTCGTCAAGGGGAGCGCCTCCGCCGATGTGAAGGCGATGATGAAGCGTATCAATGCCGCACGACGGCAGGAGTACCAGGCAATCGCCAAGCGCAACGGCACGGAACTCAACGTGGTCGAGGCGCTGGCGGGGAAGAAGGCCATCGAGCGGACCCCGGCGGGGGAATACGTCAAGCTGCCTTCGGGGAAGTGGGTGAAGAAATAG